A window of Puntigrus tetrazona isolate hp1 chromosome 11, ASM1883169v1, whole genome shotgun sequence contains these coding sequences:
- the alas1 gene encoding 5-aminolevulinate synthase, nonspecific, mitochondrial, translating into MDAIIRCPFLSRVPQTFLQQARKSLVAYAVKCPVMMDLASKPPVRSLCSSSSSFQKMESTPPAGDEAKVASRVPAGQASASRCPFLAAEMETGNSGVVRQASMALQEDVSEVRTVCKDVSASELNPLVKDTKMGGNLMKKLMKQRPTRVSHLLQENMPKAVSNFRYDEFFEKKIEEKKEDHTYRVFKTVNRRATEFPMADDYTESLSFKRSVSVWCSNDYLGMSRHPRVVQTIMGTLEKHGSGAGGTRNISGTSKFHVDLEHELADLHGKDAALLFTSCFVANDSTLFTLAKMLPGCEIYSDAGNHASMIQGIRNSGAKKFIFRHNDAMHLRELLEKSDPSVPKIVAFETVHSMDGAVCPLEQMCDVAHEFGAITFVDEVHAVGLYGPRGGGIGDRDGVMHKMDIISGTLGKAFGCVGGYIASTHALVDTVRSYAAGFIFTTSLPPMLLSGARQSVQVLKSEEGRSLRRKHQRNVKLLRQMLLDTGLPVVHCPSHIIPVRVADAEKNTQVCDIMMSRFNIYVQAINYPTVSRGEELLRIAPTPHHTPQMMSYFVEKLTQAWKEVGLELKAHSSAECNFCRQPLHFQLMSEREKSFFSGLSQPISACA; encoded by the exons ATGGATGCCATCATCCGCTGCCCGTTCCTGTCTCGCGTCCCTCAGACGTTCCTGCAGCAGGCCAGAAAGTCCCTGGTGGCGTACGCCGTGAAGTGTCCCGTCATGATGGACCTGGCGTCCAAGCCGCCGGTGCGCTCGCTCTGCTCCTCGTCCTCCAGCTTCCAGAAGATGGAGAGCACTCCTCCGGCCGGAGACG AAGCCAAAGTGGCGTCCCGAGTGCCCGCGGGCCAGGCGTCCGCCTCCAGGTGCCCGTTCCTGGCGGCCGAGATGGAGACGGGGAACAGCGGCGTGGTGCGGCAGGCCAGCATGGCTCTTCAGGAAGACGTCTCTGAAGTTCGCACCGTGTGCAAAG ACGTCTCTGCCTCGGAGCTCAATCCTTTGGTGAAGGACACCAAGATGGGAGGGAACCTGATGAAGAAGCTGATGAAGCAGCGGCCCACGAGGGTCTCTCATCTGCTGCAGGAGAACATGCCTAAAG CCGTCTCCAACTTTCGCTACGACGAGTTCTTCGAGAAGAAGATCGAGGAGAAGAAGGAGGATCACACGTACCGCGTGTTCAAGACGGTGAACCGCAGGGCGACGGAGTTCCCGATGGCCGACGACTACACCGAGTCTCTGTCCTTCAAGAGGAGCGTGTCCGTGTGGTGCAGCAACGACTACCTGGGCATGAGCCGCCACCCGCGGGTGGTGCAGACCATAAT GGGCACTTTAGAGAAACACGGCTCTGGGGCCGGAGGCACTCGGAATATATCGGGCACGAGTAAGTTTCACGTGGATCTGGAGCACGAGCTGGCCGATCTCCACGGGAAGGACGCCGCCTTGCTCTTCACCTCGTGCTTCGTGGCCAATGACTCCACGCTCTTCACGCTCGCTAAGATGCTGCCTG GTTGTGAGATCTATTCAGACGCGGGCAATCACGCCTCAATGATCCAGGGCATCAGGAACAGCGGCGCCAAGAAGTTTATCTTCCGCCACAATGACGCCATGCATCTACGTGAGCTGCTGGAGAAATCAGATCCCTCCGTTCCCAAGATCGTGGCGTTTGAGACGGTGCACTCGATGGACG GCGCCGTGTGTCCGCTCGAGCAGATGTGTGACGTGGCTCATGAGTTCGGGGCCATCACCTTCGTGGATGAGGTGCATGCTGTGGGGCTCTATGGGCCCCGAGGAGGAGGCATCGGGGACCGAGACGGAGTCATGCACAAGATGGACATCATCTCTGGAACTCTGG ggaaGGCGTTCGGCTGTGTGGGAGGCTACATCGCCAGCACTCACGCTCTGGTGGACACGGTGCGCTCGTACGCCGCAGGCTTCATCTTCACCACGTCTCTGCCGCCCATGCTGCTGTCCGGCGCTCGCCAGTCCGTCCAGGTCCTGAAGAGCGAGGAGGGCCGCTCCCTGCGCCGCAAACACCAGCGCAACGTCAAGCTGCTGAGACAGATGCTGCTGGACACCGGCCTGCCCGTGGTGCACTGCCCCAGCCACATCATCCCCGTGCgg GTGGCGGACGCGGAGAAGAACACACAGGTGTGTGACATCATGATGAGCCGCTTCAACATCTACGTGCAGGCCATCAACTACCCCACGGTGTCTCGAGGAGAGGAGCTGCTCCGCATCGCTCCCACGCCGCACCACACGCCTCAGATGATGAGCTACTTCGTGG agaAGCTGACCCAGGCCTGGAAGGAGGTGGGTCTGGAGCTGAAGGCTCACTCCTCGGCCGAGTGTAACTTCTGCCGGCAGCCGCTTCACTTCCAGCTgatgagcgagagagagaagtcGTTCTTCAGCGGCCTGAGCCAGCCCATCTCCGCCTGCGCCTga
- the LOC122354000 gene encoding RNA-binding protein 12B-A-like, with amino-acid sequence MRKSTDQDMRKSMDQDMRKTTDQDMRKSTDQDMRKTTDQDMRKSNDQDMRKSTDQDMRKSNDQDMRKSTDQDMRKSNDQDMRKSSDQDMRKSNDQDTKIVAVVHVWAVVSGEGLLLTFVLVVCVFSF; translated from the exons ATGAGGAAGAGTACGGATCAGGACATGAGGAAGAGTATGGATCAGGACATGAGGAAGACTACGGATCAGGACATGAGGAAGAGTACGGATCAGGACATGAGGAAGACTACGGATCAGGAC ATGAGGAAGAGTAACGATCAGGACATGAGGAAGAGTACGGATCAGGACATGAGGAAGAGTAATGATCAGGACATGAGGAAGAGTACGGATCAGGACATGAGGAAGAGTAATGATCAGGACATGAGGAAGAGTAGCGATCAGGACATGAGGAAGAGTAACGATCAGGACACAAAGATTGTTGCTGTTGTTCATGTTTGGGCAGTGGTCAGCGGTGAGGGGCTGTTGCTTActtttgttttggttgtttgtgtatttagtttCTAA
- the poc1a gene encoding POC1 centriolar protein homolog A isoform X3 has protein sequence MSSVMDDPSLQRHFKGHRDAVTSLDFSSNTKQIASGSMDACVMIWNTRPQMRSYRFEGHKDAVTCVQFSPSGHLLASASRDKTVRLWVPSVKGDSTVFRAHTGTVRSVSFSSDGQTLLTASDDKSIKVWSVHRQKFLFSLNQHINWVRCARFSPDGRLVVSSSDDKTVKLWDKNSRECIHSFCDHGGYATHADFHPSGTCIAAAGSDNTVKLWDVRTHKLLQHYPVHSAPVNSLSFHPSGNYLITASSDSTLKILDLLEGRLLYTLHGHQGPASCVAFSRTGHFFASGGADEQVMLWRTNFDGVDHSEVLQQKPASGHSSDTQPPAQTVAILEQRLTLTEDKLKECMEMQRQSVSEN, from the exons ATGAGCTCTGTTATG GATGATCCGTCCCTTCAGAGACATTTTAAGGGTCACAGAGATGCCGTCACCAGCCTGGACTTCAGCTCCAACACCAAGCAGATCG CCAGCGGCTCCATGGACGCGTGTGTGATGATCTGGAACACAAGGCCTCAGATGAGGTCCTACAGGTTCGAGGGACACAAGGACGCGGTGACGTGTGTCCAGTTCTCTCCCTCCGGTCATCTCCTGGCCTCGGCGTCCAGAGACAAGACGGTCCGGCTCTGGGTGCCCAGTGT GAAGGGCGACTCGACGGTGTTTCGAGCTCATACGGGAACCGTGCGCAGCGTCAGCTTCTCCAGCGACGGACAGACGCTCCTCACCGCTTCTGATGACAAGAGCATCAAAGTCTGGAGCGTTCACCGGCAGAAGTTCCTCTTCTCCCTCAACCAGCACATCAACTGGGTGCGCTGCGCCAG GTTCTCTCCGGACGGCCGTCTGGTGGTGTCCTCCAGCGACGACAAGACGGTGAAGCTGTGGGACAAGAACAGCAGGGAGTGCATTCATTCGTTCTGTGATCACGGCGG ATACGCCACTCACGCTGACTTCCACCCCAGCGGCACCTGTATCGCAGCGGCCGGCTCCGACAACACCGTCAAGCTGTGGGACGTCCGCACGCACAAACTCCTGCAGCACTACCCGG tTCACAGCGCTCCGGTGAACAGCCTGTCCTTCCACCCGTCTGGAAACTACCTGATCACGGCCTCCAGTGACTCCACGCTGAAGATCCTGGACCTGCTGGAGGGCCGACTGCTCTACACCCTCCACGGCCATCAG GGTCCGGCCAGCTGCGTGGCGTTCTCCAGGACCGGTCACTTCTTCGCCTCGGGGGGTGCAGATGAACAG GTGATGCTCTGGAGGACTAACTTCGACGGCGTGGATCACAGTGAGGTCCTGCAGCAGAAACCAGCTTCGGGTCACAGCAGCGATACGCAGCCGCCAGCGCAG
- the poc1a gene encoding POC1 centriolar protein homolog A isoform X4, translated as MSSVMDDPSLQRHFKGHRDAVTSLDFSSNTKQIASGSMDACVMIWNTRPQMRSYRFEGHKDAVTCVQFSPSGHLLASASRDKTVRLWVPSVKGDSTVFRAHTGTVRSVSFSSDGQTLLTASDDKSIKVWSVHRQKFLFSLNQHINWVRCARFSPDGRLVVSSSDDKTVKLWDKNSRECIHSFCDHGGYATHADFHPSGTCIAAAGSDNTVKLWDVRTHKLLQHYPVHSAPVNSLSFHPSGNYLITASSDSTLKILDLLEGRLLYTLHGHQGPASCVAFSRTGHFFASGGADEQVMLWRTNFDGVDHSEVLQQKPASGHSSDTQPPAQGS; from the exons ATGAGCTCTGTTATG GATGATCCGTCCCTTCAGAGACATTTTAAGGGTCACAGAGATGCCGTCACCAGCCTGGACTTCAGCTCCAACACCAAGCAGATCG CCAGCGGCTCCATGGACGCGTGTGTGATGATCTGGAACACAAGGCCTCAGATGAGGTCCTACAGGTTCGAGGGACACAAGGACGCGGTGACGTGTGTCCAGTTCTCTCCCTCCGGTCATCTCCTGGCCTCGGCGTCCAGAGACAAGACGGTCCGGCTCTGGGTGCCCAGTGT GAAGGGCGACTCGACGGTGTTTCGAGCTCATACGGGAACCGTGCGCAGCGTCAGCTTCTCCAGCGACGGACAGACGCTCCTCACCGCTTCTGATGACAAGAGCATCAAAGTCTGGAGCGTTCACCGGCAGAAGTTCCTCTTCTCCCTCAACCAGCACATCAACTGGGTGCGCTGCGCCAG GTTCTCTCCGGACGGCCGTCTGGTGGTGTCCTCCAGCGACGACAAGACGGTGAAGCTGTGGGACAAGAACAGCAGGGAGTGCATTCATTCGTTCTGTGATCACGGCGG ATACGCCACTCACGCTGACTTCCACCCCAGCGGCACCTGTATCGCAGCGGCCGGCTCCGACAACACCGTCAAGCTGTGGGACGTCCGCACGCACAAACTCCTGCAGCACTACCCGG tTCACAGCGCTCCGGTGAACAGCCTGTCCTTCCACCCGTCTGGAAACTACCTGATCACGGCCTCCAGTGACTCCACGCTGAAGATCCTGGACCTGCTGGAGGGCCGACTGCTCTACACCCTCCACGGCCATCAG GGTCCGGCCAGCTGCGTGGCGTTCTCCAGGACCGGTCACTTCTTCGCCTCGGGGGGTGCAGATGAACAG GTGATGCTCTGGAGGACTAACTTCGACGGCGTGGATCACAGTGAGGTCCTGCAGCAGAAACCAGCTTCGGGTCACAGCAGCGATACGCAGCCGCCAGCGCAG gggtcatga